From Alienimonas californiensis, a single genomic window includes:
- a CDS encoding mechanosensitive ion channel domain-containing protein — protein sequence MDGTMRGSGLRGRRDGSTGGAYAALLAALLLVGWATPAFARQAEAPPDAGAKGEPAAGTGEPVPVVVGESSDQTTAQPAPAAPPETPERAGPHPLAAEPMNPAEGQEPPPPPPAEATPSPAESIEPPKASTETPTPAAAESGPMLPTAEQIAAKLAQVKSAGETDPPADKLTPEQRAAVLADLAAAAEARKLLDVVAANRTAAEAAAESVEEDAKRLQAELDALPPAPSPDSIRESYAETSDAAVVLDRSKAENDRARLTDEREKLAAPVPAERREADQAAALRERLKRATEAAAAAEALDPDTPTDVAIARIAKARLEKAAAAESLAAHNAESVRAAAASAIGLPTLRRNLLDRKIAAAAARSDAADVELNRRAAEKARELVAASTEGDIPERLKPLAAEVAALQETYEKQNAKKFSAQQQTDKTTQKLTQLKDRWDRLSDRVEDLGLSNAVSAALRQARQEMPGLELINKGIEARLAEIDRAMMTTADHRDAVAELPPESKHPDVAYSLMAGASEEGLVGEEMDAAVRKAQELLDVRRKLLTALAPELEDGTKGLDREVTDALSDLQDAQVAYRDTVAGFAEYIDERVLWVRSGQPLSKEQLEAELPVIAGWAAPGGVRTAVQTTLEALLAGLSSPPTALALVVCVALIVVRTRLRGLLTLWAVAPRRKGSLDFKSTGAALVATLLAAAAGPALLGWFSFVLTDGWSLPSGDGTKDGLPVAIDAAALGTAAGYAAAVWLPLTLLRIVTRADGLADAHFQWPGGAVRRIQRQARWFVPPLLFTAAVAGLLGSSDPLHAGGGWERVAFAAACGLAATMLYRLFRPAGVVWDSIHKVAPESRAHRFRVPLCLFAVAGAAALGGLSLFGYHYTAGELARRALGTAVVLIVVILVRSAAVRWVTISRRAMLYRSMQRRREEAAARELAADPNLPSGASAESPASTGAGQGTDMPSADLSAQTRTLVTAAAMSLGAVALWFIWADVLPALNKLDDMTFSGWTVLREAPLLDPDTGEPLTNSDGVVPTEIKPVAISLWDLLVAATAAGLTVLAAKNLPGLLALSVFDRLPLDAGGRYAVSRLAGYAAVVIGVLFTAGRLGFEWEKLQWLIAALTVGLGFGLQEIVANFVCGVIILFERPVRVGDVVTVGDVTGVVSRIRIRATTITNWDRKEFIVPNKEFVTGRLLNWTLSDATNRIVIEVGVAYGSDTQLARDLMIEAATEAPLVLTDPAPVATFEGFASSSLNLFLRCYLPTLDQRLPVISDLHAAIDRKFRAAGIEIAFPQQDLHLRSVPRGMLIGARGLSPNGEGAEGGSSGDSDPGGAADGRSAYNGRSHSASA from the coding sequence ATGGACGGAACCATGCGAGGGAGCGGTCTGCGCGGCCGCCGGGACGGATCGACGGGCGGGGCGTACGCCGCGTTGCTGGCGGCACTGCTGCTCGTCGGGTGGGCGACGCCGGCCTTCGCCCGGCAGGCGGAGGCTCCGCCCGACGCCGGGGCGAAGGGGGAACCGGCGGCCGGGACGGGGGAGCCGGTTCCGGTCGTCGTCGGCGAATCGTCGGATCAAACCACGGCCCAGCCGGCGCCCGCGGCGCCGCCGGAGACGCCGGAGCGGGCCGGTCCGCATCCGCTGGCCGCCGAGCCGATGAACCCGGCGGAGGGCCAGGAGCCGCCCCCCCCGCCGCCCGCGGAGGCGACCCCGTCGCCCGCGGAGTCGATCGAACCGCCCAAGGCGTCGACCGAAACGCCGACGCCGGCCGCCGCCGAGAGCGGCCCCATGCTGCCGACCGCGGAGCAGATCGCCGCGAAGCTCGCTCAGGTGAAGAGCGCCGGGGAGACCGACCCGCCGGCGGACAAACTCACCCCGGAACAGCGGGCCGCGGTGCTGGCGGACCTCGCCGCCGCCGCCGAGGCCCGCAAGCTATTGGACGTCGTCGCCGCCAATCGCACCGCCGCCGAGGCCGCCGCGGAAAGCGTGGAGGAAGATGCGAAGCGCCTGCAGGCCGAATTGGACGCCCTGCCCCCGGCGCCCTCGCCGGACAGCATTCGGGAAAGCTACGCCGAGACGTCGGACGCGGCGGTCGTCCTGGACCGCTCCAAGGCGGAAAACGACCGCGCCCGGCTGACCGACGAGCGGGAGAAACTTGCCGCGCCGGTCCCGGCGGAGCGGCGCGAGGCGGATCAGGCGGCGGCACTGCGGGAGAGACTGAAGCGGGCGACCGAAGCCGCCGCGGCCGCGGAGGCCCTCGACCCGGACACGCCCACGGACGTGGCGATCGCCCGGATCGCCAAGGCTCGACTGGAGAAGGCCGCCGCCGCGGAGTCCCTCGCCGCCCACAACGCCGAGAGCGTGCGGGCCGCCGCCGCCTCCGCGATCGGCCTGCCGACGCTGCGTCGCAATCTGCTGGACCGAAAGATCGCCGCCGCCGCCGCCCGCAGCGACGCCGCCGACGTCGAACTGAACCGCCGCGCCGCCGAGAAGGCTCGGGAACTGGTCGCCGCCTCCACCGAGGGCGACATCCCTGAACGACTCAAGCCGCTCGCCGCGGAGGTCGCCGCCTTGCAGGAGACCTACGAGAAGCAAAACGCCAAGAAATTCTCCGCGCAGCAGCAAACGGACAAGACGACCCAGAAGCTCACGCAACTGAAGGACCGCTGGGACCGACTGTCCGACCGGGTCGAAGATCTGGGGTTGTCGAACGCGGTCAGTGCCGCGCTTCGGCAGGCACGTCAGGAGATGCCGGGCCTGGAACTGATCAATAAGGGCATCGAGGCGCGGCTGGCGGAGATCGACCGCGCCATGATGACCACCGCCGACCACCGCGACGCCGTCGCCGAACTCCCCCCGGAGTCCAAACATCCCGACGTGGCGTACTCCCTGATGGCGGGGGCGTCAGAGGAGGGGCTCGTGGGTGAGGAGATGGACGCGGCGGTGCGGAAAGCCCAGGAGTTGTTGGACGTCCGGCGGAAGTTGCTGACGGCGTTGGCTCCGGAACTGGAAGACGGGACCAAGGGTCTGGACCGGGAGGTGACCGACGCATTGTCCGACCTCCAGGACGCTCAGGTGGCCTACCGCGACACGGTCGCCGGCTTTGCGGAGTACATCGACGAACGCGTGCTGTGGGTCCGCAGCGGCCAGCCGCTGAGCAAGGAGCAACTGGAGGCCGAACTGCCGGTCATCGCCGGTTGGGCGGCGCCGGGCGGGGTGCGCACGGCGGTGCAGACCACGTTGGAGGCGCTGCTGGCGGGGCTGTCGTCCCCGCCGACGGCGCTGGCGTTGGTCGTCTGCGTGGCGCTGATCGTCGTGCGAACGAGGCTCCGCGGCCTGCTGACCCTCTGGGCGGTCGCCCCGCGGCGGAAGGGGTCGCTGGACTTCAAATCGACCGGCGCCGCCCTCGTCGCCACCCTGCTGGCGGCTGCCGCCGGGCCGGCGTTGCTGGGCTGGTTCTCGTTCGTGCTGACGGACGGCTGGAGCCTGCCGAGCGGCGACGGCACGAAGGACGGACTGCCCGTCGCGATCGACGCCGCGGCGCTGGGGACCGCCGCGGGCTACGCGGCGGCGGTCTGGCTCCCGCTGACGCTCCTTCGGATCGTCACCCGCGCCGACGGGCTGGCGGACGCTCACTTTCAATGGCCCGGCGGAGCGGTCCGCCGCATCCAGCGGCAGGCGCGCTGGTTCGTCCCGCCGCTGTTGTTCACGGCGGCGGTCGCGGGGTTGCTCGGCTCCTCCGACCCGCTGCACGCCGGCGGCGGGTGGGAGCGGGTGGCGTTCGCGGCGGCCTGCGGGCTGGCCGCGACGATGCTCTACCGCCTGTTCCGGCCCGCCGGCGTGGTTTGGGACAGCATCCACAAGGTCGCCCCCGAAAGCCGCGCCCACCGGTTCCGCGTCCCGCTGTGCCTGTTCGCGGTGGCGGGCGCCGCGGCGCTGGGGGGGCTCAGCCTGTTCGGCTACCACTACACCGCGGGCGAGCTGGCCCGCCGGGCGTTGGGGACCGCGGTCGTGCTGATCGTGGTGATCCTGGTCCGCAGCGCCGCGGTGCGCTGGGTGACGATCTCCCGCCGGGCGATGCTGTACCGCAGCATGCAGCGGCGCCGGGAGGAAGCCGCCGCCCGGGAACTGGCCGCCGACCCGAACCTGCCGAGCGGCGCCTCGGCCGAGAGCCCCGCCTCCACCGGCGCGGGGCAGGGCACGGACATGCCTTCCGCGGACCTTTCCGCGCAGACCCGCACGCTTGTGACCGCCGCCGCGATGTCCCTGGGCGCCGTCGCCCTGTGGTTCATCTGGGCCGACGTGCTGCCGGCGCTGAACAAGCTGGACGACATGACGTTCAGCGGGTGGACCGTTCTCCGCGAAGCACCCCTGCTGGACCCCGACACGGGCGAACCGTTGACGAACAGCGACGGCGTCGTCCCGACGGAGATCAAGCCGGTCGCCATCAGCCTGTGGGACCTGCTGGTCGCCGCGACCGCCGCCGGCCTGACGGTGCTGGCCGCCAAGAACCTGCCGGGCCTGCTGGCCCTCAGCGTGTTCGACCGCCTCCCGCTGGACGCCGGCGGCCGCTACGCCGTTTCCCGCCTGGCCGGCTACGCCGCGGTGGTGATCGGCGTGCTGTTCACCGCCGGTCGTCTGGGATTCGAGTGGGAGAAACTGCAATGGCTTATCGCGGCCCTAACGGTCGGTCTGGGCTTCGGCCTGCAAGAGATCGTGGCCAACTTCGTCTGCGGCGTGATCATTCTGTTCGAACGCCCGGTGCGGGTGGGCGACGTGGTCACGGTCGGCGACGTGACCGGCGTGGTCAGCCGGATTCGCATCCGGGCCACGACCATCACCAACTGGGACCGCAAGGAGTTCATCGTCCCGAATAAGGAGTTCGTCACCGGGCGCCTGCTGAACTGGACGCTCTCCGACGCGACGAACCGCATCGTGATCGAGGTGGGCGTGGCCTACGGCAGCGACACGCAGTTGGCCCGCGACCTGATGATCGAGGCCGCGACCGAGGCCCCGCTGGTGCTGACCGACCCGGCGCCGGTCGCCACCTTCGAGGGCTTCGCGTCCAGCTCGCTGAACCTCTTTCTGCGGTGCTACCTGCCGACCCTCGATCAGCGATTGCCGGTCATTTCGGACCTGCACGCCGCGATCGACCGGAAGTTCCGCGCGGCCGGCATCGAGATCGCCTTCCCCCAGCAGGACCTGCACCTCCGCAGCGTGCCGCGGGGGATGCTGATCGGCGCCCGCGGTCTGTCCCCGAACGGCGAGGGGGCGGAGGGCGGCTCGTCCGGAGACTCCGATCCCGGCGGTGCGGCCGACGGAAGGTCGGCGTACAACGGTCGATCCCATTCGGCCTCGGCGTAG
- a CDS encoding SMP-30/gluconolactonase/LRE family protein: protein MPRPAPSPFAVLAALSTLCFSAVAAAQDTDVFPTLGRIVALDDAFAECVDSDAPIEVLGSGFTWCEGPAWDAEKNRLLFSEIPSNTVRVWEPRKAVRVFLDPAGYTGLADYGNEPGSNGLVVTADRRLLSCEHGDRRVSAMPLDEQGGKITLADRFEGQRLNSPNDLCVHSNGTIYFTDPPYGLPGGFESPLRELDFCGVYRLTPPTKSGRGTLSLVTKEMPRPNGIALSPDEKTLYVADSGAKHWMKFPVAADGSTGEGTMFFDASKEPGKGSADGLKVDAEGRVWATGPGGVWVFDPSGKPLGRIETGEHCSNVAFGGPDGRDLFITSDMYLCRVKTKTKPAAK, encoded by the coding sequence ATGCCCCGCCCCGCCCCGTCGCCGTTCGCGGTCCTCGCCGCCCTCTCGACGCTCTGTTTTTCCGCGGTCGCCGCCGCTCAGGACACCGACGTCTTCCCGACCCTCGGCCGCATCGTGGCGCTGGACGACGCCTTCGCGGAGTGCGTCGATTCCGACGCGCCGATCGAAGTTCTCGGCTCCGGCTTCACCTGGTGCGAGGGGCCGGCGTGGGACGCGGAGAAGAACCGTCTGCTGTTCTCGGAGATCCCCTCGAACACCGTCCGCGTCTGGGAGCCGCGCAAAGCGGTGCGGGTGTTCCTCGACCCGGCCGGCTACACCGGCCTGGCGGACTACGGCAACGAACCCGGCTCCAACGGCTTGGTCGTGACCGCGGATCGGCGCCTGCTCTCCTGCGAGCACGGCGATCGGCGGGTCTCCGCGATGCCGCTGGACGAACAGGGCGGCAAGATCACCTTGGCCGACCGCTTCGAGGGCCAACGGCTGAACAGCCCGAACGATCTGTGCGTGCACTCCAACGGCACGATCTACTTCACCGACCCGCCCTACGGCCTGCCGGGCGGCTTCGAAAGCCCGCTGCGGGAGCTGGACTTCTGCGGCGTCTACCGCCTCACCCCGCCGACCAAGAGCGGCCGCGGCACGCTGAGCCTGGTCACCAAGGAGATGCCCCGACCCAACGGGATCGCCCTCTCGCCGGACGAGAAGACGCTGTACGTCGCCGACAGCGGGGCGAAGCACTGGATGAAGTTCCCCGTCGCCGCGGACGGATCCACCGGCGAGGGCACGATGTTCTTCGACGCCTCTAAAGAACCCGGCAAGGGCTCCGCGGACGGGCTGAAGGTCGACGCGGAGGGCCGCGTCTGGGCGACCGGCCCCGGCGGCGTGTGGGTGTTCGACCCGAGCGGCAAACCGCTGGGGCGGATCGAAACCGGCGAGCACTGCAGCAACGTCGCCTTCGGCGGTCCGGACGGCCGGGACCTGTTCATCACCAGCGACATGTACCTCTGTCGGGTGAAAACGAAGACGAAACCCGCGGCGAAGTAG
- a CDS encoding alpha/beta hydrolase: MPVALLSLVSLALLAPPADPATGPAVVAPAPPVPVVAEPIVVGPVLVEPAPVEPIAVDPATAPLPAPKVLADGVRIWSNLPYRTAEGQTLHLDLALPPAAVGEDGAAPVPLLVFVHGGGWVAGTKVRYQQEILARAREGSAAATVEYRLSRVGPGGVFVAPFPAALEDVRAALAFLVDRADRLNADPARIALIGDSAGGHLVLLAGLSANGDAQGQAVAENGDEPAESNPDAPPRIPVAAVVNLFGVTDMPAYYTGSRHARTVLSLFLAGHLAVRRAAYDAASPVQYVDPDDPPVLTLHGTADPIVPFDQAERLHAALKTAGVANELIPVQDGTHGLFGHRDAMRTAVGRFLAERLQPAPASPDGAGPADR; encoded by the coding sequence GTGCCCGTCGCGCTGCTGTCCCTCGTTTCACTGGCCCTCCTCGCCCCGCCGGCCGACCCGGCGACGGGCCCCGCGGTCGTCGCCCCGGCCCCGCCCGTGCCGGTCGTGGCAGAGCCGATCGTGGTTGGACCCGTCCTGGTCGAGCCAGCCCCGGTCGAGCCGATCGCCGTCGATCCGGCGACGGCGCCGCTGCCGGCGCCGAAGGTGTTGGCGGACGGCGTGCGGATCTGGTCGAACCTGCCGTACCGCACCGCGGAGGGGCAGACGCTGCACCTCGACCTCGCCCTGCCGCCGGCCGCGGTGGGGGAGGACGGGGCGGCGCCCGTTCCGCTGCTGGTATTCGTGCACGGCGGCGGCTGGGTGGCCGGGACGAAGGTGCGGTATCAGCAGGAGATCCTCGCCCGCGCCCGGGAGGGATCGGCGGCGGCGACCGTCGAGTACCGCCTCAGCCGCGTCGGACCGGGCGGCGTGTTCGTCGCCCCGTTCCCGGCGGCTCTGGAGGACGTGCGGGCGGCGCTGGCGTTCCTCGTCGACCGGGCCGACCGGCTCAACGCCGACCCCGCCCGCATTGCCCTGATCGGCGACAGCGCCGGCGGGCACCTCGTTCTGCTCGCGGGGCTGTCCGCCAACGGCGATGCCCAGGGGCAGGCCGTGGCCGAAAACGGAGACGAACCGGCCGAGTCGAACCCCGACGCCCCCCCGCGAATCCCCGTGGCGGCGGTGGTGAACCTCTTCGGGGTGACGGACATGCCGGCCTACTACACCGGCAGTCGGCACGCTCGGACGGTGCTGAGCCTGTTCCTCGCCGGGCACCTGGCGGTGCGGCGGGCCGCCTACGACGCTGCCAGCCCGGTGCAATACGTGGACCCCGACGATCCGCCGGTGCTCACGCTGCACGGCACCGCGGACCCGATCGTGCCCTTCGATCAGGCCGAACGGCTCCACGCGGCTCTGAAGACGGCGGGCGTGGCGAACGAACTGATCCCCGTGCAGGACGGCACGCACGGCCTGTTCGGGCATCGGGACGCGATGCGGACGGCGGTCGGCAGGTTCCTCGCGGAGCGGCTCCAGCCGGCACCCGCCTCGCCGGACGGCGCCGGGCCCGCAGACCGCTGA
- a CDS encoding sugar phosphate isomerase/epimerase family protein, with protein MYRRDFLASTAAATAALAAGPAFATPRHEGTGDAAPRPPVGVFTKSFQDWPIPKVCQAFAELGLDGLDLTVRPSGHIEPENAAAKLPGAVAAAEAAGVQILQLTTGVTDAGPDADRLFGAAAENGVPRLKLGYFRQGGAPLNQRMDEVRKTLAQIARLAEKHGVTPCLHVHSGDYLPSHGTMLYALLKDLPPERIGAYVDTLHMHVEGGDAGWRQGLELLAPWIKLCAVKNYRQEPAGRGDLGMAQWKKTVVPVADGFSPIPAFVKELNERGFAGPFSLHSEYQGGHSFEDLNTAETLEQTRQDWAFFQSVLGEVYS; from the coding sequence ATGTACCGCCGCGACTTCCTCGCCTCCACCGCCGCGGCGACCGCCGCCCTCGCCGCGGGCCCGGCCTTCGCCACGCCCCGTCACGAGGGGACCGGCGACGCGGCACCCCGCCCGCCGGTGGGGGTGTTCACGAAGAGTTTTCAGGACTGGCCGATCCCCAAGGTCTGCCAGGCGTTCGCGGAACTCGGCCTGGACGGGCTGGACCTGACGGTGCGCCCAAGCGGGCACATCGAACCGGAGAACGCCGCCGCCAAACTGCCGGGGGCCGTCGCCGCCGCGGAGGCCGCCGGGGTCCAGATTCTCCAACTCACGACCGGCGTCACCGACGCCGGCCCGGACGCCGACCGCCTGTTCGGCGCCGCCGCGGAGAACGGCGTGCCCCGCTTGAAGCTCGGCTATTTCCGGCAGGGCGGCGCCCCGCTGAACCAGCGGATGGACGAGGTGCGTAAGACCCTCGCCCAGATCGCCCGGCTCGCCGAGAAACACGGCGTGACCCCCTGCCTCCACGTGCACAGCGGGGACTATCTGCCCAGCCACGGCACGATGCTGTATGCACTGCTCAAGGACCTGCCGCCGGAGCGGATCGGGGCGTACGTCGACACGCTGCACATGCACGTCGAGGGCGGCGACGCCGGCTGGCGGCAGGGGCTGGAACTGCTCGCCCCGTGGATCAAGCTCTGTGCGGTGAAGAACTACCGGCAGGAGCCCGCCGGCCGGGGCGACCTCGGCATGGCCCAGTGGAAGAAGACGGTGGTCCCGGTCGCCGACGGCTTCAGCCCGATCCCGGCGTTCGTGAAGGAATTGAACGAGCGGGGCTTCGCCGGCCCGTTCAGCCTGCACAGCGAGTATCAAGGCGGCCACAGCTTCGAGGACCTGAACACCGCCGAGACGCTGGAACAGACCCGCCAGGACTGGGCGTTCTTCCAGTCGGTCCTCGGCGAAGTTTACTCCTGA
- a CDS encoding DUF389 domain-containing protein — MRQLIVQVPEGRGDEALAIAERRGGVNLVQFAGRGEDGPVDLALLNLPNHRLGEALDDLEALSPLRVTFIPTGALTLHPPAEEAPTQVTDVSRRSPIEVYLGGLQSVGSWRGFLGYAGAAGAVVWIGLFTNTVYLLVAAMLIAPFAGPAMNAAVATARGDGQLLGRSLLRYFAALALTVAVAAALSFALRQEIATTQMVSASMLSSTAVLLPLVAGAAGALNLIQSERSSLVSGAATGMLVAASLAPPAGLVGMSAVIGRWDLAVSGLFVLLLQIAGINLSGALVFRAVGLSAHGPRYSRGRRWVFPAALCVTAAALAALLAWQFWSPPNLQRSTREQRAAAAVQEVVNSSRTASLIEANVRFTRASISGQNSLLTTLYVQPAEGAPPASDEEIKARLTRMVTDRIVREDFNVTPLVDVTVIRPSAQSSGDQGRDTSEPGPLPPSP, encoded by the coding sequence ATGCGGCAGCTCATCGTTCAGGTCCCCGAGGGTCGGGGCGACGAGGCCCTGGCGATTGCGGAGCGACGCGGGGGCGTAAACCTCGTGCAGTTCGCCGGCCGCGGGGAGGACGGGCCGGTGGACCTGGCCCTGCTGAACCTGCCCAACCACCGCCTCGGCGAGGCGCTGGACGATCTGGAAGCGCTTTCGCCGTTGCGGGTGACGTTCATCCCCACCGGCGCCCTGACGCTGCACCCGCCGGCGGAGGAGGCGCCGACGCAGGTCACCGACGTTTCCCGCCGCAGCCCGATCGAGGTGTACCTCGGCGGTCTCCAAAGCGTCGGCTCCTGGAGGGGGTTTCTGGGCTACGCCGGGGCGGCGGGGGCGGTCGTCTGGATCGGGCTGTTCACCAACACGGTGTATCTGCTGGTCGCGGCGATGCTGATCGCCCCCTTCGCGGGACCGGCGATGAACGCGGCGGTCGCGACCGCCCGGGGCGACGGGCAGCTCTTGGGCCGCAGCCTGCTGCGGTACTTCGCGGCGCTGGCGCTGACGGTGGCGGTGGCGGCGGCGCTCAGCTTCGCGCTGCGGCAGGAGATCGCCACGACGCAGATGGTTTCGGCGAGCATGCTCTCCAGCACCGCCGTCCTGTTGCCGCTGGTCGCCGGGGCGGCGGGGGCGCTCAACCTAATTCAGTCCGAGCGCAGCAGCCTCGTCTCCGGCGCGGCGACCGGCATGCTGGTCGCCGCCTCGCTGGCCCCGCCAGCCGGGCTGGTGGGGATGTCCGCGGTCATCGGGCGGTGGGACCTGGCCGTCAGCGGGCTGTTCGTCCTCCTGCTTCAGATCGCGGGCATCAACCTCTCGGGGGCGCTCGTCTTCCGGGCGGTGGGACTCAGCGCCCACGGCCCCCGCTACTCCCGCGGCCGTCGCTGGGTGTTTCCCGCCGCCCTGTGCGTCACCGCGGCGGCGCTGGCCGCCCTACTGGCGTGGCAGTTCTGGTCCCCGCCGAACCTGCAACGCTCCACCCGTGAACAGCGGGCCGCCGCGGCAGTGCAGGAGGTCGTCAACTCCAGCCGCACGGCGAGCCTGATCGAAGCGAACGTCCGCTTCACCCGGGCCAGCATTTCCGGCCAGAACTCCCTGCTGACGACGCTCTACGTCCAGCCGGCGGAGGGCGCTCCCCCGGCGTCCGACGAGGAGATCAAAGCCCGTCTCACCCGCATGGTGACGGATCGGATTGTGAGGGAGGACTTCAACGTCACCCCCCTGGTCGACGTCACGGTGATCCGCCCCTCCGCCCAGTCGTCCGGCGACCAGGGGCGTGACACTTCCGAGCCGGGCCCGCTCCCGCCGTCGCCCTGA
- a CDS encoding sugar phosphate isomerase/epimerase family protein produces the protein MQRRTLLAAAASAPLVAPWAAGAACLPASPENQFRYCLNTATIRGRKLGIEREVEIAGEAGYQGIEPWIRDIEVYRDAGGSLPDLKKKIADAGLTVDSAIGFAQWIAEDEAVRKAALEQAKREMALLRSIGGTRIAAPPAGATKGPRLDLDAAAERYAALCDVGAEEGVVPQLEVWGFSDNLSKLGEVLYVASEAGRPNAMLLLDAYHLHRGGSGFGGLHLLGPGSMEVFHLNDFPSTPSAEALADKDRVLPGDGDAPLDELFETFQAIGFANFSGNGGTLSLELFNPDLWARDPLAVAKEGLAKMKAVAGAG, from the coding sequence ATGCAACGCCGCACGCTCCTCGCCGCCGCCGCATCCGCCCCGCTGGTCGCCCCGTGGGCGGCCGGGGCCGCATGCCTCCCGGCCAGCCCCGAGAACCAGTTTCGCTACTGCCTGAACACCGCCACCATCCGCGGGCGGAAGCTGGGGATCGAACGGGAAGTTGAGATCGCCGGCGAGGCCGGCTATCAGGGCATCGAGCCCTGGATTCGTGACATCGAGGTCTACCGCGACGCCGGCGGCTCGCTGCCGGACCTGAAGAAGAAGATCGCCGACGCCGGCCTGACCGTCGACAGCGCCATCGGCTTCGCCCAGTGGATCGCGGAGGACGAGGCGGTTCGGAAGGCGGCGCTGGAACAGGCGAAGCGGGAGATGGCTCTGCTGCGGTCCATCGGCGGCACGCGGATCGCCGCGCCGCCGGCCGGGGCGACGAAGGGGCCGCGGCTGGATCTGGACGCCGCCGCCGAACGCTACGCCGCTCTGTGCGACGTGGGGGCGGAGGAGGGCGTCGTGCCGCAGTTGGAGGTCTGGGGCTTCTCGGACAACCTGTCGAAGCTGGGCGAAGTTCTCTACGTCGCTTCGGAAGCCGGCCGGCCGAACGCGATGCTGCTGTTGGACGCCTACCACCTGCACCGCGGGGGCAGCGGCTTTGGAGGCCTGCACCTGCTCGGGCCGGGGTCGATGGAGGTGTTCCACCTGAACGACTTCCCCAGCACGCCGTCCGCCGAGGCGCTGGCCGATAAGGACCGCGTCCTCCCCGGCGACGGCGACGCCCCGCTGGACGAGTTGTTCGAGACGTTCCAGGCGATCGGCTTCGCCAATTTCTCCGGCAACGGCGGCACGCTGTCGTTGGAGCTGTTCAACCCGGACCTGTGGGCCCGCGACCCGCTCGCCGTGGCGAAAGAGGGCCTGGCGAAGATGAAAGCCGTCGCCGGCGCCGGCTGA
- a CDS encoding GspE/PulE/PilB domain-containing protein has protein sequence MADVNVYTDWLKIPKADVPPEGPPDHYALLKLDRFEDNPDKVRASYRKLNQHVRGYASGEYAEQSQELLNELAKAMLALTDEGRKREYDASLGRKFKEETNELGRVPMGRLLVKAGKISREQLTEAEGFAEARGLDLRDALVQMKLVPAKLAYRAYAREQGLSYADLGELAPDEDVLRQFPKATAKRHGLIPLIVDDDAVLVATCTAIEPEMEEELRLRFGKPPKPVIVTPAEMTQAITRYYTPEVDQGGAAAGPAKAKTKVPRKSFAQLDEGQQRERRQLGIIAICWGAIIPAAAAYFLLGDSDLLVVWALLGAAIGGGLAAAWAFLIYWK, from the coding sequence ATGGCCGACGTCAACGTCTATACCGATTGGCTGAAAATCCCCAAGGCCGACGTCCCCCCCGAGGGGCCGCCGGACCATTACGCGCTGTTGAAGCTCGACCGGTTCGAGGACAACCCGGACAAGGTGCGGGCCAGCTACCGCAAGCTGAACCAGCACGTCCGCGGGTACGCCTCCGGCGAGTACGCGGAACAGAGCCAGGAACTGCTCAACGAGCTCGCCAAGGCGATGCTCGCGCTGACGGACGAGGGTCGGAAGCGGGAGTACGACGCCTCGCTGGGGCGGAAGTTTAAGGAGGAGACGAACGAACTCGGCCGCGTGCCGATGGGCCGGCTGCTGGTCAAGGCGGGGAAGATCAGCCGGGAGCAACTGACCGAGGCGGAGGGCTTCGCCGAGGCCCGCGGGCTGGACCTGCGGGACGCCCTGGTTCAGATGAAGCTCGTCCCGGCGAAGCTGGCCTATCGGGCCTATGCCCGGGAGCAGGGGCTCAGCTACGCGGATCTGGGCGAACTGGCCCCGGACGAGGACGTGCTCCGTCAGTTCCCCAAGGCGACGGCCAAGCGGCACGGGTTGATCCCGCTGATCGTGGACGACGACGCGGTGCTGGTCGCCACCTGCACGGCGATCGAGCCGGAGATGGAGGAGGAACTCCGCCTCCGCTTCGGCAAGCCGCCCAAGCCCGTGATCGTGACCCCCGCGGAGATGACGCAGGCGATCACCCGCTACTACACCCCCGAGGTGGACCAGGGCGGCGCCGCGGCCGGACCCGCCAAGGCTAAGACCAAAGTGCCCCGGAAATCGTTCGCCCAACTGGACGAGGGCCAGCAGAGGGAGCGCCGGCAACTGGGGATCATCGCGATCTGCTGGGGGGCGATTATCCCCGCGGCGGCGGCCTACTTCCTGCTGGGCGACAGCGATCTACTGGTCGTCTGGGCGTTGCTGGGCGCGGCGATCGGCGGCGGACTGGCGGCGGCGTGGGCCTTCCTGATCTACTGGAAGTGA